The following proteins come from a genomic window of Anopheles ziemanni chromosome 3, idAnoZiCoDA_A2_x.2, whole genome shotgun sequence:
- the LOC131286415 gene encoding ubiquitin-conjugating enzyme E2-17 kDa — protein sequence MSTPARRRLMRDFKRLQEDPPTGVSGAPTDNNIMIWNAVIFGPHDTPFEDGTFKLTIEFTEEYPNKPPTVRFVSKMFHPNVYADGGICLDILQNRWSPTYDVSAILTSIQSLLSDPNPNSPANSMAAQLYKENRREYEKRVKACVEQSFID from the exons GCTCCAGGAAGACCCGCCAACTGGTGTGTCCGGTGCACCGACGGACAACAATATTATGATCTGGAACGCTGTGATTTTTGGCCCACACGACACACCGTTCGAGGACGGTACGTTTAAGCTCACAATAGAATTCACCGAGGAGTACCCAAACAAGCCACCGACGGTGCGGTTCGTCTCCAAAATGTTCCATCCGAACGTGTACGCCGACGGCGGCATTTGTCTGGACATTTTGCAAAACAGGTGGAGCCCCACGTACGACGTGTCGGCCATTCTTACTTCGATTCAG TCTTTACTAAGTGACCCTAATCCAAACTCGCCTGCCAACTCGATGGCGGCGCAGCTCTACAAGGAAAACCGTCGAGAGTATGAGAAACGAGTGAAAGCCTGTGTCGAGCAGAGTTTTATCGACTAG